Genomic window (Sulfurimonas sp.):
ATTTGAGAAAACCTATTGATATAAAAAAACTTTATGAGGTTTTATTAAGATATATCCCTAAAAATAACTCTAAATCTTTAAAAATTATTGAGTATAATTCTAACTTAGAGTTAATAAATTTTAATAAGATAGATGTAAACTTAGGATTAAAACAAGTAGGTGGCAATAAAGTTTTATACACAAAAATATTAAAAAGTTTTTATAATGAATATAGAGAACTTAACTTAGAAAAACTACAAATAAAAGAGTTTGAAATAGTTATGCATACACTTAAAGGTTTAAGTAGAAGCATCGGAGCAATAGACTTGCATAAAGAACTTGAAAAAGAGTTAAATCAAGAAAGTGAAACTCTCGTACCTTTATACTTTGAGTTGAGTAAGGTTATAGATGAGTTGAGTTTGATTAAAGAAGAAAAACTGAAAAATGATGAAGAACTTAAGAGCATTAGTGAAGAAAATGTTTTAAAAATGTTTAAACAGCTTATAGAGTGTTCAAAAATAAAACGACCTTTGCGGTGCAAGGTAATAGTCCAAGAGTTACAAAAGTATAGTTTAAATGCTAATGATGAAAAGATATTTAAAAGAGTAACTATATTGATAAATTCTTATAAATTTAACGAGAGTATAGATATTTTAGGAGATTACATAGATGCAAAAGAGTAAAAGAACAATTCTTATAGTCGATGATACGAAAATAAACATAGACATCTTACTAGATTTGTTAAGTGATTATGATGTCGCAGTTGCAATAGATGGAAAAAGTGCCATAGAGATAGCTACTGGAGAATGTCCAGACTTGATTTTGCTAGATCTTATGATGCCAGAGATGGATGGCTTTGAAGTATGCGAAATTTTAAAATCAAAAGATGATACAAAAGATATACCTATTGTATTTATAACAGCAAAAACAGATGAAGATTCCATAGAAAGAGCTTACGAGGTTGGTGGTATAGACTATGTTGTAAAACCGTTTAAACCGCGAGAACTTTTAGCGCGAGTAAAAACACAGCTAAAACTAAAAGAACTTTTAGAACATCTTGAATTTATAGCTTCACATGATGAGATGACAGGCATCTATAACAGAAGAAAGTTCTTCTATGAAGCAAATAAAAAATTTGAAGATTCAAAAGAGGGTTTGTTTGCAGTAATGATAGATATAGACCACTTTAAAAGTATAAATGATAGCTATGGGCATCCTCTAGGCGATAAAGTCATAAAACTTATAACTTCAACGATTGCTGAAAATATTTTAAAAGATTGTATATTTGGTAGAATTGGTGGAGAAGAGTTTGCTCTACTTTGCCGTGAGAATTATAAAGATGAGTTAGTCAATAATATTGAGAGTGTAAGAAGAAGTATAGAAAAACTAGAAATTATTAGTGACTCTAAAAAAAGTGTAAAATTTACCATAAGCAATGGCATCGCACAAGCGGATGCAAACACTAAAAATTTAGATGAACTTTTAAAAGAGGCAGATATTGCTCTTTATAAAGCTAAAGATTGTGGTCGCAATAAGGTGGTTTTTAGATAAATCACTTGTTTTCTAGCTTTGTAAACATTTCAAAGTTAAAGTATTTGTCTATTTTGTAGTTACTTACACTTACTCCAATGTTAGAGTTTTTTATAAGGTCTTGTTCTAAAATTATTTGGGCATCTATACATTTAGCACTAGAAGTTAGAACTATAAAATCATCTCCATGATAACGAATAATCATATCTGTTTTAAAAAGTGTAGTTAAAAGTTCGGCAAAATCTTGTAAAAACTTATTGCCATTTTCCCAGCCATTTTCTTGATTAAAGAGTGTGAATTTTTTTAAGTCTATAATATTTAAGCATTTATATTTATGTTCATTTGTATTTAAAAGAGTAAGTAAATAATCTTCATTATAAAGTCCTGTTAGAGCATCATGAAAAAAGTATGACATTCTTCTTTGTTCTAATTCTGAGGTTGGCATCTGTGAAGTTGTGTCAATATTTACATCTTTTAAAGCAGTTATAGCTGCATCTACTACAAAAGGGTGAAACTGTGTGCCACTTGCATGTTTAAGTTCATCTATGGCTTCTTCTATGCTTTTTCTAGGTCTATATATCCTGTTTGTTGTCATAGCGTCAAAGGCATCAGCGACTATCATAATATGAGAGAGCATCGGTATATCTTCAGGTGATGAGGTTCTAGGATAACCTTTTCCATCATATCTTGAATGATGAAAGCGAATGATAGTTGCCAAATCTTTATAGATGCTAATTTTTTCAAGCATATCCGCACCAACTTCTGAGTGTTGTTTAATAAGTTCATACTCTAGTTGAGAGAGTTTACCTGGTTTTAAAAGTATGGTATCAGGTGTAGCAACTTTACCTATATCATGTAAGATAGCAGCTTTTTCAAGTCTATGTATTTCTTTTTCATTTAAACCTAACTCTATGGCTATAAGCGCACAGTATTCAGCAACTCTGATTGTATGTCCTGCTGTGTAAGTATCGCGTTGTTCTATGATGTTTACAAAGGCAAGTATAGTTTCTTCATAGTTAGCTGTTTTTTCTTTCTCCATAGCGAGTATAGAATCTCTTTGTTTATGAGAGTAAAGTGCTATGGAAATATCATGTGCCATATTTTCTAAGATTTTTATTTCTTCTATCTCAAAACCTGTTTCTTTTGAAGAAAAAACGGTTATCACTCCAAAAATATCATTTTCAAAACCATGAAGAAGAGGTAAAACTATCATCCATCTAAGGTTAGTATCTTCTTCTCTTCTATGTAAATTTTCACTAAGTAAACATTGTTCAATTTTTTCTATAATAGGATGCTTGAGTTTTGTGGCTTTTACGATGGCGTTTATAAAATAGTTCTCTTTTTCGAATTCTTTAAGGGAAATAATATTTTGGGGGATAAGAGCTTTTTTTTCTGATGATTGAGATACTATGTCCAAAATATCGTTTCGTATAAGTCCAGAAACTACAAGAGAGTAAACTTTGTTTTCGTGAAGTTTTGTTGTTGCATCTGTTAAAATAGTTTTAGTCGAATAAGAAGTTATGAGAAGTTCATTTACCTCTGTGATGACTTGTAGAACATCTTTTAGATGCTTCTCATGTGAAATAACAACTTCTAAGTCATGGGTTCTTTGAGAAACTGTTTTTTCAAGTATATCTTTTGCATTTTCTATCTCATATTGGCGTCTGTAAAAGAGAGTTATAATCCAAATTAAAATAGAAGTAAGCACAAGAGATACTAACAAAACAGATACTATGGAGTTAGAAGTTTTTTCTTCTAAAATAAGCATCTGTTTAGTATGAAGTTTAGTGGGGATAGAAACTCTAATGCCACCTCTAATATCTCCAACTTTATAACCTTGGTGTTCATGACATTTTAGACAGGTTTTTGTTGTTACTAAGGCACCCATAAAATCAAAACTATTTTCTTTATCATTAAAGTTGTAGAAATATTTTTCATCTTTATGAAGTTCAAAATACTTTAAGGCTTGTATTTCAAATTTGTCTGCTTTGTTTGAAGAGTTTATAGGTTTTAGGCTTGTGGTTTTGTAATGGTAAGTACCTCTTTTATTTGAAATTTCTGATATTTGTCTTGTCATCCAAGCAGGGTTTATTTTTATAAGTGTTTCATTTTTATCTGTAAGAAGAGTGTTGTTTTTTAAATAAAAATTTGGCTTTAGTCCATCTTTTGCTTTCACATAAACACCGCCATACTGAGCATACCAAAAGCGAGTATCGATCATGCCTTGAAAATGAGCTTTAGCCTCTTGAACTACTTGTTGCTCGGAGAGAAGTTTTGTGTTTTTAGAGGATGATAAGATTTCATAAATGATAAAAAAAGTGATAAGGATTATAAATAAACTAACTGTAAGAATCGAGATTAATTTTTGGTTAATTTTTAGCATAACTAAAGTTTATCACTTTTAAAATTAAGATATCCTTTTTTTTACTCTGGTCTTTTTGCAATAAACCTTAGCCAAAAGAAACCAAAAAGTCCTGCAAAAAGTGAAGCAGCTAAAATGCCGACTTTTGCTTGAAAGATAAGATTATTTTGACCTAAAAATGCTAAATCTGCAACAAATATACTCATAGTAAAACCAATCCCACCTAAAAAAGCAACACCAAAAATCTGACTCATTGTTGAGCTTTCTGGCAGTTTTGCAATACCTAGCTTTATAGCAATCCAAGCAACTCCAGCGATGCCTAAAACTTTTCCTAAAATAAGACCTGCGATGATTCCTAAAGATACAGGCTCTAAAACAGTAGTACCAATAGATGAAAAATCAATAGCAATTCCAGCATTTGCAAGTGCAAAAAGAGGAATAACCACTAAACTCACAGGCAGATGCAAACTGTGTTCTAATCTCGCGGCAGGTGCTTCAACAGCTAAGATACGCTCTTTCATATTTGTAAGTATTGCTTTTTGGTTTTCATGCATTGTGTTGTCTGTTGCAACTGGGTAGTTATCATACTCATCAAGTAAATTTCTTGCACTGTTTGAAAAATCAACAGCAGTTCGTTTTGCTTTTGAAGGAATAGCAAAAGCAGCGATAACCCCAGCGATAGTTGCATGAACCCCAGATTCAAGCATAAAAAACCACATAAATAAGCCAATTAAAAAATAAGGTAAAATAGTATGAATACCAAAACGGTTAAAAAGAACCATAACTCCAAAAGAACCACCTGCTAACATAAGTGGTAAAAAGTTAATTTGGTCTGTATAAAAAATAGCGATAACTAAAACTGCTCCAAGGTCATCAACGATAGCAAGAGCGACTAAAAATGTCACTAATGCAGGAGAAACCCTTTTACCCAAAAGAACTAAAGCACTAATGGCAAAAGCGATATCTGTTGCCATTGGAATTCCCCAACCAGCAGCACTTTCTGTCCCATAGTTTATGCTAGTGTAGATTAAAGCAGGAAGTACCATTCCACCAATAGCAGCTAAGATAGGAAGCATTGCTACTTTTATGTTTGAAAGTTCACCGATTAAAATTTCGCGTTTTATCTCTAAACCAACCATAAAGAAAAAGATAGCCATTAAGCCATCATTTATCCAATGATGAATAGTGTGAGATAGTTTCCATTCTCCAACATTAAAGTCTATCTTCATGTGAAAAAAGTGAGAGTATATTTCATAAAGAGGAGAGTTTGCTAAAAGTAGGGCAATAATGGTCATAAACATTAAAACCAAACCTGTGGTAGTTTGAGCGTGTAAAAAGTGTTCAAATGGAGTCGAGATTTTATTAAAAGCTTTTTCCCATGGTGCGTAAAGTTTCATTGTCTTCCTTGAAAAATATATCTAATTATAACTAAACAAAGAGAACTAAATAAATATGAGTATAATCCGCATATGAATTTACAAAAGTATAAAAATAAAACTGTTTTACTATTTGGAAAGAGTCGTGCTTTTAGTAATGATGAGTTTAAAGCACAGATGCATTTTCACAAGATAAACATAACAGATGAAATCGATGAAAATGTGGTACTTGTAGTAGATGGCAAGATGATGACACCTTATGAGCAAAATGCTAGTGAGGAACTTTATAAGCAAAGTAAACATGAGTTTATGGATATAGATGCCCTTGAGAGAGAACTTGCACAAACCATAGATGGAGATACTCTTTTGATGAGTTTAAAACTCTCTCACGATAAAGATAGGTTAAAAGATTTTTTAACAAATTCGATGGTAACAGATGAAATTTTTTTTAAACTTTTAAAGATGTACAACTGGAACAAAGAAGACTTTTTTGATAATGATGACAATAGAGATGTAAGTGCCGCTTTTATATCTCGTTTTTATGAAAATATAGAAAGAAATCATAATGTACAGTACGCTACAACAGGTTTTATTCATTTAGTGGCTCAGGCTAAAAATAAAACTCTACTTCAACACATTGTAAATCTTCAACCACTTAGTTTTCACCCAAGACTTAAATGCGCAATCGCTATGAATGTTTTTAGCGATTTAGAGATGCAAAAGCTGTTTTTTAAAAGTGGTGATGAGAGAATTTTTGAAGCACTTTCTTTTAACAAAAGCCTAGATGCTACTTTGGTAAAAGAGTTTTTAAATGATGAGGTTTTGGCAAATAATATGGCTTTAACAATCTCGTTAAATAAAGGACTTTTTGAAACTCTAAAAAAGTATAAAACCTCAATATCACAAAATGAAAGCCTAAGTTTAGAGATGCAAAAAGAACTTTTAAATTTAAAAGAAAATGATGTTGATTTTTCCCTTGCACAAAATAATGAACTTGATATATCGATAATAAATATACTCCTTCAAGAGGGTGATGAAAATATAAATAGTGTTATTTATGAAAATACTTCAACACCAAAAGAGATATTGCAAGTTGCATATCAAGATGAAAAAAATCATGCTTCTTTAGCTAAAAATGAAAACACTCCCATAGATATTTTGTATCAGCTTCAACTTGATGCTAGGTATGAAAGAAGTGTAAAAACAAATGCTGGATATGGAAAACATATACAAAGTGAAAATTTAGGATGGTTAGTCTAATGAAAGCCTCAAAGTTAATAAGTTCAATTTCCGCTCTCATAGAGCAAAAAGTTCCAAGTTTTTTATGGGGAGCGCCAGGAGTTGGTAAATCTTCAATAATTAAGCAAATAGCACAATCAAAGGGTATGGAATTTATAGACTTAAGACTCGCTCTTATGGATCCAACTGACCTTAAAGGCATCCCATTTTATGACAAAGACTCACATACTGCACTTTGGGCGCCACCAGCTTTTTTACCAAAAGAGGGAAGGGGTATTTTATTTTTAGATGAGTTAAATACAGCAGCTCCAAGTGTTCAAGCATCTGCATATCAACTTATCTTAGATAGAAAAGTTGGTGAATATTGTCTTCCTTCAGGTTGGGCAATAATTGCTGCAGGAAATCGTGAAAGTGATAGAGGAGTAACATATAGAATGCCTGCTCCTTTAGCAAATAGATTTGTTCATTTTGAGATGGAAGTTGACGCTTGTGATTGGAGAGATTGGGCGTATGAAAAAGGTATAGATGCAAAAATAATTGCTTACATCGCTTACAAAAATGAGCATCTTTTTACTTTTGATGCTAAAAGTGATACTAAAAGTTTTGCAACTCCAAGAAGTTGGGAATATGTAGATGCCATACTTAAAAGTAGTATAGATGCTGAGTTACTTCTAGATGCTATTAGTGGTGCAGTTGGTAAAGATGTTGCAGTTGGCTTTTTACAGTTTGTAAAAGTTATGACTAGACTTCCAAATATAGAGGATATTTTAAACACAGGTGAGGGTGAATACTCTGATGAGGTTGATGTTCTTTACGCTCTAAGTGTTGGCTTAGTTAGTGGAGTTTTTAAAGAAAATAGCGATGAAAAACTAGATAATCTACTAAACTACACATTAAAACTAAAAAGTGAATTTGCGGTTATGTGTGTTCAAGACTTGCAAAGAAACGGTGTTAAAATGGAACACTCTAAAGTTTTTAAAGAGTGGGTTAAGCAGTTTGCTTATCTTTTGGCTTAAAGAAAAGGTACTTATTGTATTTTTAGATAAAATAGAATATAAAATTATCAGGCACAAAATATGAACAAATCAAATATAAACCTAAGAATAAGAAACTCAACAGCAGAATTTTTAATCTACAAATCAGACAATCAAGATGTTAAAGTAGATGTACTTTTACATGATGAAAACATTTGGCTTACTCAAGAGCAAATGGCACAGTTGTTTGGTAAAGCAAAATCAACTATCAATGAACATATTAAAAATATTTTTAAAGATGAAGAGCTTATAGAATCGCAAGTTATGCAAAAATTCGGAAATTCCGAATTTCAGAAAAAACAAACAAATTATTATAATCTTGATACTATTATATCTGTTGGGTATAGAGTAAAATCTATCCAAGGCATAAGATTTAGACAGTGGGCAACTAAAAGGTTACAAGAGTACATCATCAAAGGTTTCACAATGGATGATGAAAGACTTAAAAATCCCCAACAACAATTTGGAAAAGATTATTTTAAAGAGCAATTAGAACGAATAAAAGATATCCGTTCTAGTGAAAGAAGATTTTATCAACAAATAACAGATATTTATAGTGAATGTAGTATCGATTATGATAAAAACTCACAATACACAAACAACTTCTTTGCCACAGTTCAAAATAAACTACATTGGGCTATAGCAACTCAAACTGCATCTGAAATAATATATTCAAGAGCTAATCATGAAAAAAACAATATGGGATTAAGCACTTGGAAAAATGCACCAACAGGAAGAATAAGAAAAACTGATGTCATTGTTGCTAAAAATTATCTATATGAAAAAGAATTAAAATCATTAAATAGAATCGTAACAATGTATCTTGATTATGCAGAAGACCAAGCTGAGAGAAATATACCAATGACCATGAAAGATTGGAGTCAAAAATTAAATGCTTTTTTACAATTTAATGAACGAGATATTTTACAAAATGCTGGAAAAGTTACAGCTGTAATTGCAAAAGAATTTGCCATTAGTGAATTTGAAAAATATAAAGTTATTCAAGATAAATCATACAAAAGTGATTTTGATATGTTACTTCAAGAGTTAGACAAAGATGTACGGTGATACAAAAGAAAATCTCTCAAGCAAAAGCTAAACTTTTAGTTGAGTACCCATTTTTTGGAACTATTGCTTCACGCTTAAAGCTTATTTCAAATGATGATATTCAAGCTTTTAAAAGTGATGGTATTTTTCTTGAATATAATAGTGATTATTTAGAGTCATTAACAATAAATGAGATGGAATTTGTTTTTGCAAATGGTGCGATGCACGCGTCTTTGGCTCACGAGCATCGTAAAAACAACAGAAGTGGTTGGCTTTGGCAACTCTCCACTGACTACGCAATAAATGATATGCTTGTTGAAAACGGACTTCATCGTCCAGACCTAGCACACTACTCAAAAAGATTTAGTGGATTATATGCAGAAGAGATATATGAAGAGTTAAAAGCCGATATTCTTCGTGATGAGTTGGAGTATGAAGCAGAGACACAAGATGATGTGCAAAATCAAGATGCCGAGAATTCTCAAGAGGAACAACTTTTTGATGAGTTTGTAAAATCTACTTTAGATGCTGAAGAAGCAAAAGAGGCTTTAGCATCTGGACTCCATAGATTTTTTAAACTAGGTCTGAAGTCTAAGGTTGATTGGAGAGATGAGTTAAGAGTTGCGATAGATAGATTTTATAAAGATGACTATGCTCAGATGCCACCAAATAAGAAGTTTCTTCATTTAGGATTTTATCTACCTTCAAATATAAGTCAAAGGTTCAAACTTGTTATAGCAGTTGATAGTTCAGGCTCAGTTGATGAAACTCTTTTAAGTGAATTTTTAAATGAGCTAAATTTTTTGATGAATACAATTCCATCTTATGAAATCAACTTACTTGTATGTGATGATAAGATAAATTCACATAATATTTTTTATAGTGGAGATAGACTTGAAGTAGATATACAAGGTGGTGGAGCAACAGACTTTAGACCTGTGTTTGAGTTTGTTCAAGAAAACTTGCAAGATACACAGCTACTTCTTTACTTTAGTGATTTAGAAGGAACTTTTCCAAAAAAAGAACCATCTTACATGGTAAAGTGGATAAGTCCAAATGAAAAAGAAGTTCCATTTGGAGAAGTTATAGTTTTAAAAGATTAGTCAAAAACTACTTGATTTTTTCCATTTTGTTGAGCTTGAAGCAACATCATATCAGCTTGAGATATTGTTTCTTCAAGATTATCTTCAGTATGTAGTGAAACACCTATGGAAACTGTACATTTTATATAGTCATTATTTTTAGTAGTAAAACCAGACTTTTCGACTTCTTGGCGTAATCTTTCAAAAATATCAGTAGCACTATATCTATTTATATTTTTTAAAATTATGCAAAATTCTTCGCCTTCAAATCTAGCTACAAAATCTCTGTAATTAGTTTTAGTTCTTAGAATTTCAGATAAATTAATGATGGCTTCATCACTAATATCTTGACCAAATTTTTTCTCTATCTCTTTAAAGTTATCAATATTTACAATTCCAACAGCAAACTGTTCACCACTCACTTTAGCGTCTTGGGAATACTCTTTCATGTGTTTATAAAAATAACGATGATTGTAAAGACCTGTGAGAACATCTCTATTTGCATAGTTGGTTATAAATTGAATATTTTCTAAGGCTTCAATAGAGTTATGAATACGACAGAAAAATTCTTCTTTAGAATAAGGCTTTTTAATATAGTCGTTTGCCCCTTGTTTTAAAAATATTGCATTTGTTTCTTCATCATCACTTGAAGATAATACCATGACACAAAGTTCTGATTTTTTGTATTTTTTTCGTATCTCTTTAGTTAGCTCAAGTCCATTCATAACGGGCATATTATAATCAGTAAGCACTAAAGATATATCTGGGTTTTCATTTAGCATGCCAAGTGCTTCTTCTCCATGATTTACAGCTATTACTTTAAAAAAAAGATTTTCTAGTGTTTCTTTTAAAATTTTGCGAAATATCATAGAGTCTTCAACTACTAAAATCGTGTGTTCTTGATTTTTTTCTAAGCGTTGTATGGTTTGTATGACATAGTTTATATCGTTAACGCCACTTTTATTTATGTAGTCAATGATATTTTTTTTAAGAATCTTTTTTCGAAACTCTTTGTCGATATTTGCACTAAGTACAATGACTTTGTGTCCTGTTTTTAAAACATAATCTACGACTTGAGCTTCTTGAGTGTCTGGAAGATTTATATCAAGTATAGTTAAAAAGTATTTGTATTTTTTTAAAAAAAGTTTTGCTTCTGAGAGTTTGTAAGCTATGTCCACTTCATACTTTAAGGAAATAGAGATTTTTCTAGCAATAAGTTTGGCAAGTGTTTGGTTGTCTTGGACGATTAGTATTCTTTTCATGGATGTATTATAGTATAATTTTTTTATGAATTATTTAGAAGATATTTTACAAGATTTAGATAAAAAACAAAACATATTTTTAACTGGGGGAGCTGGTGTTGGTAAGACTACAATAACTAGAGAAGTTATAGAGCATTTTGAAAATGAGGCTAAAAAAGTCGCAAAACTAGCATCTACGGGAATGGCAGCAACGCTTATAAACGGACAAACTCTTCATAGTTTTTTAGATTTGGGTATAGCATCTAGTATTGAGGAGTTAGAAAAATCTGGCAAATTTTTGATAAAGAAGAAGATAAAAAAACTCATCTCTAGTATGAGTCTTATAGTTATAGATGAGATTTCTATGGTTAGTGATACTTTGATGCAAATGATAAAACTTCGCTTAAATCAAGCCGACTTTAAGGGCTGTGTTTTAGTAGTTGGTGATTTTTTACAACTTCCTCCCGTTGTTCGTGGAGGTGGTGAGGTAAAGTTTGCTTTTGAGTCAGAATCTTGGAATGAGTTTGAGTTTAAAAAAATTGAGCTTACACATATATACAGAACTGATGATAAAAAATTTATAGAACTCCTAGGAAGTATTCGAGATGGTTTCGTTGATGAGGATATTCACAATCAACTAAATGAATTTATAAAACCTTTGCCTGAGGATTTAGGTGAGTTCACTTTTCTTTTTGGTAAAAATATCTCAGCATCAAGACATAATAAAAAGCAACTTGCATATATAGATGATGAACTTTTTGTGAAAGTTGCGCAGGTTATAAAACATACTAAAAGTGTTAAAGATGTAGAAGTAGATAGGTTTATGAGTGACTCGCGAATAGATAAAGAGTTAGAGTTGAAAATAGGAGCACCTGTTCTCTTTACAAGAAACTCTTGGAACTATTTTAACGGAGAGAGAGGAATAATAGTAAATGTAGAACCAAATTTTGTACATGTTCGCAAAAGTGATACTAAAGTTGTAAAGCTTGAAGTAGTTGCTCAAAGTAAGTCTAAGTGGAGTGAAAAAAGTGTGGATGGGCAAAAAGAGATGCTTGAAGTTGCCCAACTAAGTGTATATCAGTTTCCAATCAAGCTCGCTTTTGCTATTACTATTCATAAATCACAAGGCATGTCTATAGAAGATTTGATTATTGAGACAAATGAAATATTTGCACCATCTCAGTTTTATGTAGCAATCTCAAGAACTTGTAATCCTAAAAGGTTAAATCTTATCGCACCCACTTGTCAGTGGCACAAAATAGTCTTTGTAAATAGTAAAGCTTTGGGGTTTGTGAAAACTACACAATAGGGTAGTCTGATTTTTTATGATATACTTTGGATATACATTAGGAGTTTGTTATGACTGCAACTATATCAAAGTGGGGAAATTCACAAGGGCTTAGATTTCCAAAAAATATTATGAAAGATTTGCACTTATCAATCGGTGATAAGGTAAATATATTTGTTGAAAATAATAAAGCTATTATAGAACCTGTTTTAAAAGAAAAAATCAAATATGATATAAATGAACTTGTTTTAAAAATCCCAAAAGATTATAAAGCAAAAGAAGAGATGACTTTATCAGTTGGACTAGAAGAATGGTAAATCAGTACATTCCTCAAAAAGGTGATTTAGTCATACTCACATTTGACCCATCAGCCGGACATGAACAACAAGGCAGAAGACCAGCACTTATAATTTCAAATGAAGTTTTTAACAGGCATGTAGGCTTAGCAATAGCTTGTCCAATAACAAACACTGAGAGAAACTTTCCCTTTCATGTAAATGTAGATAGCGATAAATTAACTGGTTTTATAATGACTGAGCAGATAAAGTCAATAGATTATACAGCTAGAAAAGTTAAGTTTGTTGAAAAAGTTAACGATGAGGTTATGGCTAAAGTTTTAGGAATTGTTGAGAGTGTTATTTTTGACTAACAGACAACGCACAGAGTGCGTTATTTGAATAAGTGAATAAAGACTATAGTTTGTCTTCGTTTTTACCAAGATACTCAGCTACACCTTCAGTTGTTGCTTTCATACCTTCATCACCTTTTTGCCAACCAGCAGGACAAACTTCACCAAACTCATCAGTAAACTGCATAGTATCTACCATTCTAAGCATCTCATCGATATTTCTTCCAAGTGGAAGGTCATTGATAACTGCGTGACGAACTACACCTTGTGCATCTATAAGAAATGAACCACGAAGTGCTACTGCCCCGCCAAAAAGTACATCATAATCTTTAGATATTTGTTTTGTAAGGTCAGCTACTAGTGGGTACCCAACTCTACCGATACCACCATTATTTACAGGAGTTTCTCTCCATGCGAAGTGAGAAAATTGACTGTCAACAGAAACACCTATAACATTTACGCCACGCTCGTTAAAGTCTTTGAGTCTATGGTCAAAAGCGATAAGTTCAGATGGACATACGAAAGTAAAATCTAGTGGATAAAAAAAGATAACAGTACCTTTTTTCCCCATATTTTCACTAAGTTTAAAATCTTCAACGATTGAACCGTCACCTAAAACTGCTGTTGCTGTAAAATCTGGAGCTTTGTTTGTTACTAACATATTTATATGTCCTTTGTATTTTAATTTATGGCGGAATTTTAACTAAAAATAATTAATAGTTGTTAGCTAAAGCAAAGTAGTGAAATTATTTAAGGATAATTTTTATCTTTTAGTTTTAGTTATAATTTTATAAAAATATATAGAGGTATAAGTGATTATCAAAAAAATAATTTATATTCTTCTCTCATTATGTATAGTTCTTTTAACAATATTTGTTATTTTATCTTTATATTATAGAGTAGATAGTCTTGTTTTTTCTACGATATATATATTGTTTTTTTTACTATCTTCAATATTTGCAATCATTTCTTTAAAGTTAAAACGCTTTCGTTTTGTCGCATGGGTAGTTTATATCATTTTGTTTAGTGCATGGTTTCTTTGGTATGAAAATATTCAGCCATCAAATGATAAAAATTGGCAAAAAGATGTAGCAGTTTTATCGTATGCAACTCAGGATAATAATCTTATAACAGTTCATAATATTCGTAATTTTAAGTACATTACAG
Coding sequences:
- a CDS encoding peroxiredoxin, whose protein sequence is MLVTNKAPDFTATAVLGDGSIVEDFKLSENMGKKGTVIFFYPLDFTFVCPSELIAFDHRLKDFNERGVNVIGVSVDSQFSHFAWRETPVNNGGIGRVGYPLVADLTKQISKDYDVLFGGAVALRGSFLIDAQGVVRHAVINDLPLGRNIDEMLRMVDTMQFTDEFGEVCPAGWQKGDEGMKATTEGVAEYLGKNEDKL